TAGGTGCCGTGGCACGAAATCGTGCCGGAAATTTACCGGCACGGTAccgcacggtgcgtgccgagccgtgccggtgcgtgccggtcaaaaatatttttgtgtgccgacacataatagcactaaatatttattttctttaacaacaaaatattctaactatttattatatctttttatctcatcttttaaactttattgagaaaactacttattaatttaaagaatagagaattttaagctgtgccatcggcacagagtctgtatcgtgccggtattttgttggcacggtacggcacgatgGATACGGCCCGCTCCGACGAGCACTTAAAATCTTATTCCgaatcgttgattcgaaagcttTATTGTCGAAAATGTTTGAGTATAAAAACAATCGTACTTATAAAAGTGTCGTAACCGGACtctaaaaaatagataattattCAGTTTTCAGCTTAGTTCCGCTTAAAAGTTTTCTCAATCAAATCGAAATTGAAACTGAGAAccaaaatatcaaatcaaattaaaaaccaAATAAAGTGAATCAATAGCTTTAATTTGCTTTGGTTTGGTTTGCGGTTTCGGAACCAAAAATGAACcctcgtagagagagagagagagagagagagttgagagttGAGAATTGTAGTTGATTTTGTCAAGCAGGGTCAGAAACTTTTTAACTCATTCAATACCATGCAACTTTCACCTTATTTAACATTTTGTCACTAAAATATGTTTTTGGTAAAACTTACGAACTTGCCTAAATTACAAATCATCGACTtaccaatcttttaaaattttaattttactattgaAACTTCTAATTTGTTTGATCAGAGACCGTCAACAGCACcttaactataaaatttaaactaattacttattttaaataattacagttacaaaaattacataaagtatataataaattaagaaaaataaataatatattcaagttttgaagtcaaagtgcttTTAAGCAGCctagaaataattaattaaatattatcatttCTACATGAAACAACTACGAGAGAAAAGACAACCTAGCAAGCAAGATTTAAGAAACATTGATCAAAATACAGCAGCTTTGGTATATAACTATGATTTCACATTACCCACCGTATCAAACACAGTTGGTACATAAGTTTTCAATTTCCAAACCagattgattcatatttctgagttaatttttttaaaaaaacaaaataaacaaaacgaataATTTATTACCTTTCGctcaaaaaactaaaaaagaaaacaatcaTTTCATATTCAGTATACTTTATCCAGAAACGTGCACTGCACTACAAAAATCTCAGTTGAGAATCACAAACTTATGCCTTTCACCCGaaaattttgttcttttgaaAGATCACAAGGCACTAAACAAGcaaaaaagtaaaactaaatgcaaccaacctagtttttaaaaattttggtttcACTTAAATAAGttgtcattttatttatttgtaattaTCTATTGATGTTGATTCTAAAACCTACTGCGCACGCCAATGCATATCAGCATTCGTACAACATGACTTTTGTGGTCATTCATTTCATGCTAATTGTTCGATCTCTACGGTCAAATGAATTGTTAATACACCAGGTGCATAAACATGAGacgcatttaaaaaaaaaaaacaggtatggtatataaataaatatcttaATACACCAGGTCCATAAATTACTATACAAGGCGAATCAAACTATTTGAATAGTCagtcaaattgaaatttttaaaaattgaagtcATTTTCAAATGATCCAAAATTTAGGCCAGCCATAAACATTTTAACGAGGGAAAAATAGCAGCATGTACTCAAACTCACCCAAACCAAGCCAAAATCTACCTTCTACATAGAAAGAATAAATTGCACCTTTGTTCCTCATACTATGAGGCGAGTAATACTTTAggcctcaaactttaatttattgtaatttctaGCTCTAATTTTcagaattgttgcaatcaaattcCACAACCCTATTTAGCTGACTAAATGTTGATGCATAATCAATGTAGAAGTGATAAAGTGCCCTAATTATTGGCGTAGCATCAATCATAACACTGCTACATCACTTCTCCATTAGCAATACATTAACATTTAGCCGGCTAAATTGAGTTGATgaaacttgattgcaaaaattCCGAAAGTTTGAGtcagaaataaaatttgagaccCAAAATATCACCCAACTTATGGTTTGAGAACAAAACATGCAATTCACCCATATATAAATGTAGAATTAACTTCTTCTATCAAATAGTCCGAATGGTGTGCGATTTCAATGTGATTGCCCAGATCAACAGTGAATCGTGTCCGACAACAACATATAttctacaacaaaattaaacatAACTTTTATCCTATCCAATCCCGGAGAAACAGTATTAGCATGTAAATATCATGTATCATAACAGAACACAAGCTGAAAAACTGTTTACAAGAAACTCTTGGGTTTCTACAAAAGATAATGAAGGGATATAAACTTTGTAAGCATTGTCAAACTGAGTTAGGGAACCGTTCGAATTTGACTTTGGAATTGTTCACTAACTGACCACTGCATTttcaagagaaagaaaaagattttttttctttttctataagcAACTAACTGCATTcaactttcaaaataataatcgCCGCACGCACGACATCGGAGTAATGGTATACTCACAACCATCAATGTGGGTTTCAATGGTCGTGGGACGTCACATTTTTGCCTCAGATCAAAGGCATGTGCATCATATGGCCCGCAACGATCAACACCGACACCAATGGTTCTCGGTGTAGCAATACTCTCATCGACGACAACAAGCACAGAACTATCTGTTTATACTGAGGAAGAGGTCTTAAATCCTTATACACTCCCAccatttaattttcaaaaaaaaagaaagaaaaaaaattcaacccaTTTAAAGACGTAGCAACAAACATAGTTGCAATAGACCCAAAATAAACATAGTATCCATGATATTACTATTCATTCCACCAGCAGTACCAGTGTACCACACATACTTCATGCTCCGCAGAAACAAACACACAAACACAAGTTTCCAAACAAGCATTTCCACAAACACAACAAGGTCATAACAGAGAACAAGAGATAAACGGGGCCACAAATCCATAAAGGAAACCCTAACCTTTTTAGAGATCGAAAAAGGATAAGGGATCATCACCCTCCTTCACATGGCGAGCATCTAAGCACCAGCAGCCTGGGtctcctgctgctgctggtaGTTCAGGGGTCGCCTGAAAAGCATGATGTGCGGCTCCGGTCGGTGGATCGCATAGTGCACCCACCCACGGCTCTGCTGGACTCCAATCGCCCTCCACTCGTTCTACATTTCCAGCACAGTGTCATATATCAAACAAAAACACGGTAATTTGCACCGGCAGTCCCCAAAAACATCACATCTAACCAATTTTCAACTTTCACAATCGAATTTCTAGTTGGACATTCAAAATTCCTCACACTAAACTTTGAAAAGTGTTTAATTTTACTACTTATCCCCATTTATTATGCGAGCAAAAGTTTTGTCAACGTTCATGCATCTGCACATCAATACACCATTGATTTGGAGCCTCGTCTCTACATATAAATTAAACAGTTGATGTGAAAGAATGCGATGGATAGCAGGGTGATGcatttttagtgaaaaattttaaaaaaactgagGCAAATCCAAGTTTGAGTACCAAACTGACACTTAACTAGTAGTTCAGGGACCCGTAGTGCAATTTATCTAACAAAAATCATCTAAGATAAGGGATAAAATAGAACatttccaaaattttacaatGTTCAACGATTAAATTGGAACTTTATTATGTACGGCGACTAGTAGTGAAAATTATCCAACAAATGTGCACCGAAATGGCAAAATCTCGACGAAACCCTAGTTTGGTTAGGGTTTTCGATTCGTTACCTCGGAGAGTAGGCGATTCTTGGGAAGAAGCTTCGCGACCTCCGGAGGAAGCACGACGTGCCTGCGATCGAAGAGAAATGAAGAATCGCCATTGAAGATCGAAGAGGGTTTCGAAGAATCGACCAAATCATCTTCCAGGATTAGGGTTTTGGCGTTACCTGTACTCGTAGGTGTCGTCGAAGTACTTCTCGGAGTACTGGATCTGCCCCATCTCTCCCGTCGCGTACTCCTCCCCTTCTCCTTGCTCGATTTGCCTGCAAAAAATACGAAAAAACAGAGCGAAAAAACATTGGAACGATTCGACCATTCTCGTTTCCCAAATCGCAAACAGGGATTAAAATCgaggaaaaacaaaaatcataAAACTAGGACTGCGAATTGATGATACGAACCCTAGATCGAGGTcgaagagagcgagagaaaggagagagaggaatcGGGAAGAAcgagtttttgttttttcaaaatttgaaaaagtaGGGTTCAGGTAATAAGTAAACGGTGCTGCAGCACGGGTATACAGggatatatactatatattagtAGTGTATGCGGGCTTGTACGGACAAGTGACATAGAATGAATCTCGCccgttgaaaaatgaacggtggAGATTGTACGGCGCTCACGCATCGAAGGGCTTCGGTGAGGGCATAAAAAAACGGCTAGTCCCAACGGATAAGTGCGACcagatttaaatttcaaacttgcGCGGGCTTGTCAAATTGAGtgttgattctttttttttttttctttttaaaattgtgattgGTTCAGTTAAGCTTCTTTTGGACAAAATATAGCATTGAGagtaaaaaagaggaaaaaaaaaaacctaatgtGGGGtataaatatttacaataaATAGACATACAAAAGGGgaataattataatttctaaaattaacattaattttttatcaaataaataataataaaaagcattttttatttgaactttagTTTAATCAACAATTGTTTTTAATTTGGAAACTCATTATTGGCGAAGCCCATGGACCGACAATCATAACCGTGGAGATTGCGATGGTCGTTTCCGTCCGTTCTTTGACTTTGAAGCTCGAAACATCGCTAACTTGCTATGCATGTTATTTTATTCTCTCATTTAGATCATTTCTAGTATTTTCGCATTAATTGGCTTTTGTTTGATGTGTTTTGGGcttgtttttgtgattttctCTATGTCACGGTCGATCGAGAGCTAAGGGTTGGAATTTTACTATTTGAATCCGAACCGACtttgaatacaaaattttttggaTATGAGTTGCAATTTTGCAATCCAACACGAATTCGATTCTtgaactataatattttttggaaTCGAATTTGGGTTCGGTATAATtttttggattcggatttgaaCATCCAAAATtggtttttatatattcttaataTGCTACATCcttttaaaatcttttaatatttattttttagaattcttaagtttttttattttgctaatttttttctaaaagaagcTTCCATCTGATAATAATTGTTTTTgcttttagttatatatatttcttaaataCTCAATTCATATTCATATCACTTTAATATTCAAGTTATATCTGAATCCGTTTTTATTAGATATGGATTTGAATTCTAGTATCCCATTAACATCTGAATCTATATCCGgttctaaatataaatatggatTGTGCAGCTATTCGATCCATATCCGACCCCATTTTCCTCCCTATCGGTAGCTCACCTACTATCGACAAAGGCATACGTTACAGGTTGACTATGAAAAGCTGGTAAACAACCAATTCGAGCACAGTCAACTCTGTAGAGCGGTTGATCGGCCTGGATGGTAGGTCGACCGAAAGCAGCCCGAGGCTTAGGAAGCATCAATCTTGACTCCTATTAAAACTTCTCCTGATTTCTAGCCACAGACAAATAGTAAGTACTATCTTATCAAGTTATTAGCTAAATAACTGTTTGATGATCGCATACATTAACTATTGCTCGCGATAGAGGCATATATAGAGTATGATATAACTTGATCTACATGTTAGACTGTCATTTCATATAATTATCTACATAATTCATAGGGTTATTTGCaaacacgtccctgcaaacatagtgaattgcggaaatatccctgcaaaacgaaaactccataagttgtccctgcaaaagtcctaagttatgcagatatgtccctgccgtccagatctgttagaaatttttcgttaaccacggttaaaatacttaaccatggttaagtatagtgtaaattgacgtatttacccttcttcctcttcctcctcttcctcttccttcttcttcgtcgccggcgaggagatgcggcggcgacggcgacggcgacgacggcggagaaccctcttccttttcctcttccctcttcctcttttcccttcttcctccttctttcttcttccttcttcctcttcctcttccctcttcttcgtcaccggtgagggagaagaacctcgtcggggtcggcctcggaaaggcgggcgagtttctggacgagaagctcgagggcgttgttgtcgacgagggcggcgacgagggcgtgcGCGGGGTCGTCGTGGTCGCTGAGGACATCGGCGTTGGTGaggtcggtgaggagggagacgacgtcgacggcgatATCGGCGACGAGGAGGCCGACGAGGGAGGAGACGGCGTTGAGGGCGACGAGCTCTAGGTAGAGCTCCGGTGCCCCGGcgttctttcctcttcttcgttgccggcgaacccgacctcgcgccgccgccgccgccgccgtcatCTGCTTCGACAgtccgaagaggaagagaaagagaaggggaagaggaagacttttggagggatatatttgagagggtaaaatggtcatttcacgaatccactgttaaaaaataaacggatcactaacggatgttaaccgaagggacatatctgcataacttaggacttttgcagggacaacttatggagtttccgttttgcaaggatatttctgcaattcactatatttgcagggacgtgcatgcaaataaccctaattCATATTGGTGTACTGCAACGGTGTAGTCATCAAGTGAGAGACCTTCGTATGGAATGAGTCAAATTGGGTCGAGTCCTACGATTGGGCTTACTaaggaattaaaaaaaggtTTAGATCCTCTGGTAAAGAGGTTCCATTAGAGTGAAGTAGTTATAGGGAAGTCACTGTAGACTTTCTTTTAGTTTCTTCCATGCTGATAGTCTTTTTTGGTACATCTTCTGAAGACCCAGCAAAAGTTGTTGCAGCACTTTATCATTTGAAATGATTTGCATATGACGTTTTTCTCAAACTTAGGGATGTAATGctcttttaatataaaatgaagtaggaaaagaaaaaaggtacaCATAGACCAACTTATCATTGTCCGAGATGCATGCTTCTCCAAATAGCTCACTTGAAGCATCTTTAGGGAAGTTAAAACTAATTGTTCTGCGACTTCATTGGCGCAAACTCAGTTTGAACATTTGATAGAAGGATGATCGgaaaaagggtattttgatgGTGTATTAGTAGCTTATTATTGGTAAAATGACATCGGAGTAAGTTCTAAGCCCTATTGATCAACTCTTTACaacttatatttaataaatctaatccttatttatttacatatttgtCAATAATAAGAGGATGTCTgatataaaatcaaatatagCAAATTAAGGCACccatttttcaaaatataatgGTGATAACAAAAGATGGAGCAATAAAGAAACAATAACATAAGCATGCAAGAATTAAACCCAACTTAGAAATAGTTATATTAGAAGAAGACCAAAGTTACTATGAAGTTCATGATACAAATATCAGTAACACTGTAACATTAATTTCAATATAATAACAACTGTCGACAAATTATTACCAACTGTACTTAGGTGACCAAACAATCCAAGGTTGTGACTtcgaaaattacactatttcacCCATATGCTTCTGCCGATATGTTCTAATGTTTTTCAGTCACTTTCGATCGCTTCCaatttattcatatatatgCATGATCGCTGAATATTTTACCCAAGATTAAGCAGAAGAGGGATTAGTtatgaaatataaattatataactcGCATCTAATCAAGTAAATATAAGTCAGTTCAATAGAAAGAAGCAGGCAGAATGTAGAGAAAGTGCAGCAAGTAGTAAAAGACCACACAGAGTggaaagaataagaagaagaagcaactaAGTATGATATAGTATGTAACTAAGCCCACAAAACATTAGAATATGTGCTCAGGCCGTATACTTTAATGTTATTGTATTTAtactagaatatatatatatgagttgttttcgatgatacagtttccgaatcgacgatcgccctcgtacttataagttgttttcgatgatatagcttccgaatcgacgatccacaccgttaaacgttatttacagtatttaaaacttctagaaatcaaattttataatttttcgacatcatttatcttacgatcaagaggtcacaaatttgacaatttttaacggccagtataggatacttgctagttt
This genomic interval from Ananas comosus cultivar F153 linkage group 8, ASM154086v1, whole genome shotgun sequence contains the following:
- the LOC109713683 gene encoding cyclin-dependent kinases regulatory subunit 1; protein product: MGQIQYSEKYFDDTYEYRHVVLPPEVAKLLPKNRLLSENEWRAIGVQQSRGWVHYAIHRPEPHIMLFRRPLNYQQQQETQAAGA